The proteins below come from a single Eubacterium limosum genomic window:
- the rpsR gene encoding 30S ribosomal protein S18 encodes MPKPFKRRRKVCEFCERHETEVDYKDVATLKKYISERGKILPRRATGTCAKHQRKVTEAVKRARNIALLPYTSNN; translated from the coding sequence ATGCCAAAACCGTTTAAAAGAAGAAGAAAAGTATGCGAATTCTGTGAAAGACATGAGACAGAAGTCGATTATAAAGATGTGGCTACGTTAAAGAAATACATTTCTGAACGCGGCAAAATCTTACCAAGAAGAGCTACAGGAACCTGCGCAAAACATCAGCGTAAGGTAACCGAAGCTGTTAAACGTGCACGTAATATCGCATTATTACCATACACATCTAACAACTAA
- the rpsF gene encoding 30S ribosomal protein S6, whose protein sequence is MRAYETVFVLQPELEKEVTDSWIEKVKGAIAAAGEVGTVDEWGKRKLAYEIDKKYTEGYYVVIEFKAEQSVLDSLDYLFKMNEEFIRSIIVKKEK, encoded by the coding sequence ATGAGAGCTTACGAAACAGTATTTGTTTTACAACCTGAATTAGAAAAGGAAGTTACAGATTCCTGGATTGAGAAGGTTAAAGGCGCCATTGCAGCAGCAGGTGAAGTTGGAACTGTTGATGAATGGGGTAAAAGAAAGTTAGCTTACGAAATCGACAAAAAGTATACCGAAGGTTACTATGTTGTGATTGAATTCAAAGCTGAACAGTCTGTATTAGACAGCCTTGACTACTTATTCAAGATGAATGAAGAGTTCATCAGAAGCATCATCGTTAAAAAAGAAAAATAG
- the hslO gene encoding Hsp33 family molecular chaperone HslO — protein MSDYIVRATAADGQIRAYAATTRELCAHAHKIHNTSPAATVALGRLLTAGSLMGSMMKNDDEVLTLQIKGDGPIGGITVTANSKADVKGFVFEPQVKSENPLETEKVIGNGNLSIIKDIGLKEPYVGTSPLVTGEIAEDLTYYYAFSEQIPTSVALGLTLKEETEVNQAGGFIIQLMPYTSDEIIDRLEKKLSQAESVTSLLEKGQTPEEILEIILGDFGVKIIDRLPAQFKCDCSRERVTKALISVGEKDLQEMIDDGKTIEVNCDFCGKHYYFTPEELQILLQLVTKKKMQKFKVVDAEQ, from the coding sequence ATGTCTGATTATATTGTAAGAGCCACAGCTGCCGACGGACAGATCCGCGCATATGCCGCGACGACCCGGGAGCTCTGTGCCCATGCGCATAAAATACACAACACCTCCCCCGCCGCCACCGTGGCTCTCGGCCGCCTGCTGACAGCCGGCAGCCTAATGGGAAGCATGATGAAAAACGATGATGAGGTGCTGACCCTGCAGATCAAAGGCGACGGCCCCATCGGAGGTATTACCGTTACGGCCAACAGCAAGGCCGACGTCAAGGGCTTTGTCTTTGAACCGCAGGTGAAAAGCGAAAATCCGCTCGAAACGGAAAAGGTCATCGGAAATGGAAATTTAAGCATTATTAAGGATATCGGCTTAAAGGAACCTTATGTGGGCACCTCACCACTGGTAACCGGAGAAATTGCTGAGGATTTAACCTATTATTACGCTTTTTCTGAACAGATTCCAACCTCTGTGGCACTGGGCCTTACCTTAAAGGAAGAAACCGAGGTCAACCAGGCTGGCGGCTTTATCATTCAGCTGATGCCTTACACCTCCGATGAAATCATCGACAGGCTTGAAAAAAAATTAAGCCAGGCCGAATCGGTTACTTCACTCCTGGAAAAAGGCCAGACTCCCGAAGAGATCCTGGAAATTATACTGGGCGATTTCGGCGTAAAGATCATTGACCGTCTGCCTGCCCAGTTCAAATGTGACTGTTCCAGAGAACGTGTCACCAAGGCCCTCATCAGTGTCGGCGAAAAAGACCTTCAGGAAATGATCGATGACGGCAAGACCATTGAGGTCAATTGTGATTTCTGCGGCAAACACTACTACTTTACCCCAGAGGAGCTGCAGATCTTGCTCCAGCTGGTGACAAAGAAAAAGATGCAGAAATTTAAGGTTGTGGACGCAGAACAATAA
- a CDS encoding single-stranded DNA-binding protein gives MNKVILVGRLARDPELRTTNTGKSVATFSLAVDRRFKQEGQPTADFFNIVAWGRQAEVICQYLGKGRQIALTGRLQSRSYDAQDGSKRYVTEVVLEEFDFIGSKNDGGGSGYNDNFGGGYNQAPAKAAPQPANNMPLDFDDDFHLMADDDEVPF, from the coding sequence GTGAATAAAGTAATTTTAGTAGGAAGATTAGCAAGAGACCCTGAACTGCGCACAACTAACACCGGAAAATCAGTGGCGACATTTTCTTTAGCTGTTGACAGACGGTTTAAACAGGAAGGTCAGCCAACCGCCGACTTTTTCAATATTGTTGCATGGGGAAGACAGGCTGAAGTCATTTGCCAATATCTTGGCAAGGGCAGACAAATCGCTCTGACCGGAAGATTACAGTCCCGTTCCTACGACGCTCAGGATGGCTCTAAACGTTATGTGACAGAGGTTGTTCTGGAAGAATTTGATTTCATCGGTAGCAAAAACGATGGCGGTGGAAGCGGCTATAACGATAACTTTGGCGGCGGCTACAATCAGGCTCCGGCAAAAGCAGCACCACAGCCAGCCAATAATATGCCTTTAGATTTCGACGACGATTTTCATTTGATGGCAGACGATGACGAAGTACCTTTTTAA
- the pdxS gene encoding pyridoxal 5'-phosphate synthase lyase subunit PdxS, with product MSNELNKNLAQMFKGGVIMDVTTPEEAKIAQECGAVAVMALERVPSDIRKEGGVARMSDPKMIKEIQEAVTIPVMAKVRIGHIAEAQILEALGIDYIDESEVLTPADERFHIDKAAFKVPFVCGARNLGEALRRIGEGASMIRTKGEAGTGNVVEAVRHMRTIQADMRQVAGMRREELISYAKEIGAPYNLVCDVHETGRLPVVNFSAGGIATPADAALMMQLGSEGVFVGSGIFKSENPEKVGKAIVRATAYYSDPEILAEVSEDLGKAMSGVDLKDLGEEERYAGRGW from the coding sequence ATGTCAAATGAATTAAATAAAAACCTGGCCCAGATGTTTAAAGGTGGGGTAATCATGGATGTCACCACACCGGAGGAAGCAAAAATCGCCCAGGAATGCGGAGCGGTAGCGGTTATGGCCCTGGAACGTGTTCCGTCAGATATAAGAAAAGAGGGCGGTGTCGCCAGAATGAGCGACCCGAAGATGATCAAGGAAATTCAGGAGGCTGTGACCATCCCTGTCATGGCAAAGGTGCGGATCGGCCATATCGCTGAAGCGCAGATCCTTGAGGCTTTGGGAATTGACTATATTGACGAAAGCGAAGTCCTGACGCCTGCGGATGAAAGATTTCACATTGACAAAGCGGCGTTTAAAGTACCCTTTGTCTGCGGAGCGAGAAATCTCGGAGAGGCACTGCGCCGTATTGGAGAAGGGGCTTCCATGATCCGTACAAAGGGGGAGGCAGGCACTGGCAACGTTGTAGAAGCAGTGCGGCACATGCGGACCATTCAGGCAGATATGCGCCAGGTGGCCGGAATGCGCAGAGAAGAGCTCATATCCTATGCCAAGGAGATCGGGGCGCCATATAATCTGGTGTGCGATGTCCACGAAACTGGCAGGCTGCCCGTGGTCAATTTTTCTGCCGGGGGCATCGCGACGCCGGCAGACGCAGCGCTTATGATGCAGCTTGGCAGCGAGGGTGTTTTTGTAGGATCAGGCATTTTCAAGTCGGAGAACCCTGAAAAAGTTGGAAAGGCCATTGTCAGGGCAACTGCCTATTACAGCGATCCAGAAATTCTGGCAGAAGTCAGCGAGGATCTTGGAAAAGCCATGTCCGGCGTCGATTTAAAAGATTTGGGCGAGGAAGAGCGTTATGCAGGCAGGGGCTGGTAA
- the pdxT gene encoding pyridoxal 5'-phosphate synthase glutaminase subunit PdxT, whose product MQAGAGKKTHIGVLALQGSVDEHLECLSRLGVRGVPVKRKEEIAAVDGMILPGGESTTIGRLLRDFGLLDPLKDHITNGLPVWGTCAGLILLAKHILGETPYLGVMDITVRRNAYGRQVDSFKTSEIISAFGQSPMPLVFIRAPYIESVSGGAEVLCELEGHIVAARQRNMLATAFHPELTENIDVYQYFLRMTEEARCQGFIWESTKKTN is encoded by the coding sequence ATGCAGGCAGGGGCTGGTAAAAAAACGCATATTGGGGTTTTGGCGCTCCAAGGCTCAGTGGACGAGCACCTGGAGTGCCTGAGCCGTCTGGGCGTGCGGGGTGTTCCGGTAAAACGGAAAGAGGAGATTGCGGCTGTGGACGGCATGATCCTGCCTGGAGGAGAGAGCACAACCATCGGCAGACTGTTGCGAGACTTTGGCCTGCTGGACCCGCTGAAAGACCATATTACGAATGGATTGCCGGTCTGGGGAACCTGTGCGGGGCTTATTCTGCTGGCAAAGCATATACTGGGAGAGACGCCGTATCTGGGCGTCATGGATATTACAGTCAGACGAAACGCCTATGGGCGGCAGGTTGACAGCTTTAAAACATCTGAGATTATTTCGGCTTTTGGCCAGTCCCCAATGCCGCTGGTTTTTATCCGGGCGCCTTATATAGAATCTGTGAGTGGCGGCGCGGAGGTGTTGTGTGAGCTGGAGGGGCATATTGTAGCTGCCCGGCAGAGAAATATGCTTGCAACCGCTTTTCACCCGGAGTTGACTGAGAATATAGACGTATACCAATACTTCCTGAGAATGACTGAAGAAGCCAGATGCCAGGGTTTTATTTGGGAATCCACTAAAAAAACGAACTGA
- a CDS encoding PLP-dependent aminotransferase family protein: MLTFILNPDHEIPLYQQLYSFIRKEIETGRLHPGEKLTSKRKLAAHLKISQNTVATAYEQLAAEGYIISKPKSGYYVAVLEDMLPDIPEPSPEEAVVHAAQKPTREQWLYDFKTNTVDANFFPFPTWAKISREILHNRNRNLLRAVDPRGYYPLRKAIADYVHQYRGVNCTPEQIIIGAGSEYLLGLAVQLLGRKSRYAVENPNYNKVYKVIKSNGADVSLMSLDDDGVSVESLKHSGAEILHLTPSHQFPLGIVMPVGRRMALLKWALESPDRYILEDDYDSEFRFSGRPIPALQGLDTADKVIYFNTFTRSLAPSMRISYMILPERLLHGYCEDFSFYSSTVPRFEQHTLHQFMKGGHFERHLSRMRKIYKVRRNKMLECIRCLPMADKIEISGENAGLHLLLKFEPPYTEKALVEHAKAAGIRVYGLSEYYIEPEARMPRNVIVMGYASFTEEEIETAVSLLGHAWSAIN, encoded by the coding sequence ATGCTGACCTTTATTCTGAATCCCGATCACGAAATTCCACTGTACCAGCAGCTATACAGCTTTATCCGGAAGGAAATCGAGACCGGAAGGCTGCATCCCGGTGAAAAACTAACCTCAAAAAGAAAGCTGGCTGCCCACTTGAAAATCAGCCAGAATACTGTGGCAACAGCCTATGAACAGCTGGCCGCAGAGGGTTATATTATCTCCAAGCCCAAGAGTGGCTACTATGTGGCTGTTTTGGAGGATATGCTGCCCGATATACCAGAACCCTCTCCTGAGGAAGCTGTTGTTCACGCGGCTCAAAAGCCAACCCGCGAGCAGTGGCTTTATGATTTTAAAACCAATACCGTTGACGCTAACTTTTTTCCTTTTCCCACCTGGGCAAAAATCTCACGGGAAATCCTCCACAACCGCAACCGAAATCTGCTGCGGGCTGTCGATCCCCGGGGGTATTATCCTCTGAGAAAGGCTATCGCGGACTACGTGCACCAGTACCGCGGGGTCAACTGTACACCGGAGCAGATTATCATCGGCGCAGGGTCAGAATATCTGCTGGGGCTTGCGGTACAGCTTCTCGGCCGGAAAAGCCGCTACGCGGTGGAGAATCCCAATTACAATAAGGTCTACAAGGTCATTAAAAGCAATGGGGCGGACGTAAGCCTTATGTCCCTGGATGATGATGGCGTTTCCGTGGAAAGCCTGAAGCATTCCGGTGCAGAAATCCTTCATCTGACACCATCGCACCAGTTTCCATTGGGCATCGTCATGCCTGTGGGCCGGCGCATGGCGCTGCTGAAATGGGCGCTGGAATCCCCGGACCGCTATATTCTTGAGGACGACTATGACAGTGAATTTCGTTTCAGCGGCCGTCCCATCCCTGCCCTGCAGGGGCTGGACACAGCGGATAAGGTCATTTACTTTAATACCTTTACCCGGAGCCTGGCACCCTCCATGCGTATCTCATACATGATTCTGCCCGAGCGGCTGCTTCACGGTTACTGTGAGGATTTTTCCTTTTATTCCTCAACTGTTCCCCGCTTTGAGCAGCACACACTGCACCAGTTTATGAAGGGCGGCCATTTTGAGCGCCACCTGAGCCGTATGCGTAAAATCTATAAGGTGCGGCGGAATAAAATGCTGGAGTGCATCCGCTGTCTGCCCATGGCAGATAAAATAGAAATCTCCGGCGAAAACGCCGGTCTTCACCTGCTGCTGAAATTTGAGCCTCCCTACACTGAGAAAGCCCTTGTTGAACACGCAAAGGCGGCTGGTATCCGGGTTTATGGGCTGTCGGAGTATTATATTGAGCCAGAGGCCAGGATGCCGCGTAACGTCATTGTCATGGGCTACGCCAGCTTTACAGAGGAAGAAATTGAAACAGCCGTTTCGCTTCTGGGTCATGCCTGGAGCGCAATTAACTGA